The DNA region ATGGGTAACAGGAAGGTCAGGATGACGAATCCACCCAGGATGAGCGCCACGTCGAGCCGGTGGTTCAGCACCCATCCGATCACCTGGGCGTAACGGTTTTCAAGCGTTTCAAGCAGGCTGACCGTCGGCAGGCGCCCTTCCTTCAGGAGCCGGGAAGCCAGGAGCGGTATGAAGCTGAGCGACATCACCAGGGACGAGATCAGGGAAATGGTGATGACCAGGCCGAACTCCCGCATCTCCGTCTGCGCGTTTCCGCCTCCGATGAACAGCAGGGGCAGGAACACGATGGCCGTGGTCAACGTGGCGGCGCTGACGGCCACCGAAACTTCGCGGGCGCCCTGGATCGCCGCCTGCACGGGTTCCACGCCCATCCGCCGCAGCCGGACGATGTTCTCCAGCACCACCACGGCGTTGTCCACCAGCATGCCGATGCCGAGCATCAGTCCCATGAGCGAGATGAGGTTGAGCGACAGGATGCCGTACCCGGTATTCACGAAATACATGACCGTGAAGGTCACGAGGATGGACGCCGGGATGGACGCGGCGATGATAAAGGTCGTCCGGTACCTCCGCAGGAAGAAAAAGAGCACGCCCAGGGCGAACAGGCCGCCCCACATGCCGGCGGTGCCGAGCGTTTTGAGCGAATTCAGGATCCAGGACGACTGCTCGAAAAAGATGAAGTAGGTCAGGCCGGGCCAGCGCGGATCGTCGGTCAGGTCGCTTAAGGTCTCCTTCACGGCCGCCGTGACTTCCACCGTGTTGGCGTTCGACTCCTTGCTGATCACCATGCCCACGGCGTCCTGGCCGTTCAGGCGGAACCGGCGGTATGACGTGGGCTTCCGGTATTCCACCCGGGCCACGTCGCTGAGCTTGAGGCCCCTTTCATTGATCGGGTAGGACTGGATGTCCTCCACGGTTTCCAAGGCGCCCGAAAGCCGGACGATATAGCGGAACCCGCCGTCTTCCACGTAGCCTCCGGGCGAGTCCATGTTGGCCTGGTCCATAGCGCGGATGAACTGTTCCACGTTCACCTTGTACGCCTTCAGCAGGTCCTCGTCCAGGTCGATGATCACCTGCCTGGACTGGGACCCCCACGCATCGATGCCGGCGATGCCGTCAATCCGTTCGATGCGGGGGATCAGCTGCTCGTCGACGACCTGGAACAGGGCGTCGCGGTCGCCGTGCCACGACAGGGAGAGATACATGATGGGGATGTCCGTGCTGGAGAACTTCCGCACCCAGATCCGGTCGATCTCGTCCGGCAGCGCCGGCCGCACCCGTTCCACGCGGTCCCTCACCTCCACGTAAGCCAGCTTCATGTCATTGCCCGGTTCGAAGACGAGGTTGACGTTCACGCCGTTGGTACTCGAATTGGATTCCACGCGGCGCAGTCCGCGCAGGGTCTTCAGTTCCCCTTCCAGCGGACGGGCGATCAGCTGCACGTTGTCCTCCGGCGTGGAATTGGGATAGGGTACCCAGACGTTCATCCAGATCCCGTCTCTCGCCGGAACGAGCTCCATCGGCAGAAGCCGGAAAGAGACCGCCCCGAAGAGGATCGCGCTGACCAGGACCATGAACACGGTAACGGGTCTTCGGAAGGCGAAGGCGGTCCAGTTGTATGGGGAAAGGAATTTGAACATATCAGGCTCGTTGAATC from Gemmatimonadota bacterium includes:
- a CDS encoding efflux RND transporter permease subunit, producing MFKFLSPYNWTAFAFRRPVTVFMVLVSAILFGAVSFRLLPMELVPARDGIWMNVWVPYPNSTPEDNVQLIARPLEGELKTLRGLRRVESNSSTNGVNVNLVFEPGNDMKLAYVEVRDRVERVRPALPDEIDRIWVRKFSSTDIPIMYLSLSWHGDRDALFQVVDEQLIPRIERIDGIAGIDAWGSQSRQVIIDLDEDLLKAYKVNVEQFIRAMDQANMDSPGGYVEDGGFRYIVRLSGALETVEDIQSYPINERGLKLSDVARVEYRKPTSYRRFRLNGQDAVGMVISKESNANTVEVTAAVKETLSDLTDDPRWPGLTYFIFFEQSSWILNSLKTLGTAGMWGGLFALGVLFFFLRRYRTTFIIAASIPASILVTFTVMYFVNTGYGILSLNLISLMGLMLGIGMLVDNAVVVLENIVRLRRMGVEPVQAAIQGAREVSVAVSAATLTTAIVFLPLLFIGGGNAQTEMREFGLVITISLISSLVMSLSFIPLLASRLLKEGRLPTVSLLETLENRYAQVIGWVLNHRLDVALILGGFVILTFLLP